The Chamaesiphon minutus PCC 6605 DNA window CCCTTCACCACTACACTTCGCCAATGTAGCGATCCAGTTACTTCTTCAACCTGTAGGCAAATTTCTGGATTCACATCCATGCCATAGGTCTTCATCCCTTCGGTTGTAAATAGATAAATATCCGCACCTTCGAGATAATAATGCATTGGAATCACGGAGGGTTTTCCTTCGTAGATGAAGCTGAGATGACCGTACCCTACTTTGTGGAGCAATTCACGGATTTCTTTGGCACTCATTTCATCGATATTTAGCATAATTCTTCTCTGTAAAGATTCGATCTTAGGTACAGCCTCTGGAGTAAAGAGATCGGTGATTTGAAATGGACAGTTTAGTTATCTTGGGGTTCTATCCGATCGCTAAATCGATCGCGTTTTGTCCATCAGCACAGAGCAAGGCGCACGATGGAGAACATAATTGCTGACGCTGCCGACGAGCAACTCATTGAGACCAGAAATGCCCCTATGTCCCATCACAATTAGATCGATATCCGCAGATTGGGCAAATTCACAGATTTTGCGACCAGGGCCGCCAGCAACCTGGTGAAATTCAGTGGCAACGCCTGCGGCGGTGGCTCGATCTGCCAGCGATTTTAATAGATCTAAATTTTGTTGTTCGTAGGTCTGCCAGCGTTCTTGGTATATTTGCAGCGTCTCACTATTGGCAACTGGCATATAGTCCATGCCGATGGGCATCGGCAGTGTTAAATTATTCTGCTCCTCAAAAGATAGAACATGCAAGAGTACAAGATTAGCCTTATCGGCCTTGGCAATATCGAGTGCTGCTTTAAACACATCATGGCTACTGTCCGAGCCATCTATTGCCACCAAAATTTTCTTAAACATATAGATCTCCTGTGACGTTAGATCTGTCTAATGACCTAATACAATCACTCTACGAAGATAATTTGAGGAAGTTGTGAGCATTTTCAACAATTACCCCATCCACCATCTGAATTACTCGCCCAGTTCTGGCAGCAACATTGGCATCATGAGTAACGATTCTCCAGCCTGTCTTTCAAGCCGACTTTGACTAAGGCTTTGGTGGCTCGATCGATCCGCTGGGCGCGGGATTGAGCGATATCTTCTGGACGCGAGCCAGCTTTGAGCAGATTGAGTGCCTCTTGCCGCTGTTTGAGAACGCTTTTGGCTTGGGCGATATCTTCGGGACGCGATCCGGCTTTGAGCAGATTGAGTGCTTGCTGGTCGCGATCGACTTGTGCTTGGGCACTATCATGAGTCGAGAGTGCCTTACTCAGAGCTTGTTGCGAAACGGCTTGCGCTGCATATAACTTTTGCGTGGGTTGCAGATCTTCTTGCGCTTGCCTGTGAGTGACCTGAGATTTACTCAAATTAGCTTGTGCTTGAGCGATATCCTGCGATCGCGACCCCAATCCCAACGACTATGATGATTGGCTTCTCTTCTGAGTCGAATATCGGTTCGATAACCACGCCGCTCCCATCTACGGGCAGCGCGTTCGGCATCGCGACGCTCTACATGAAAACCATCTAAAATCCAGATCCCGACTCGATCTCGTGGATTACGGTAATAAACATAGTACCGCTGCTCTTGGCGACCGCGATATTGAGCTAGTTGCAAATTCGCCTGCCCATGAAAGTTCTGTCTAGATTGTTGCGGGTCTAGTGCATTTGCAACACAAGGTGTAGCTGCTAAAAATCCGATATATATCAGTGAGATCGGAATTATCTTGCTCATAAAATTCTCCTGTTAACCACGGATTAACTTTATAAAGAACCTGTGAGTTTCTTGTGAGAAAAAAGATGCGACAGTTTGATTTTTGGATAAATTTATGAAGTTCTTACCTTTTCAATCTAAGTTAATCTAGCGATCTCCAGTCCTACGCCGTTCGGCTGCTGCGAGCGATCTGATTTGGGTTCTAAAACCACTCCGCTGCAATCTGCGGGCAGCACGTTCGGCATCGCGACGCTCGGCGTGGAAACCTGCTAGAATCCATTTTCTGTCGCGAGGGCTGCGGTAATGAACGGTATAGCCAATTTGGTAGGGGGGATGAACTTGGGAGATGTGTACCTTCACTTCATCATCAAAGTTCTGGCTGACTATTTGTGAATCCAGTGCATTGACCGTCAAAGGCATCGCCACTAAAAACCCCACAGATACCAGCGAAACTAGAATTATTTTAATCATAAAGATTCTGTTGTTTACCCACACATTCAGCCTACAAATATCGTGTGAGGTTCTTGTGAGTAAACAGATTCGCTCTGGTTAATCCGTTCGACTCTTTAATTTCCGTAAAAGCTCACGAGATCCTCACATTTAAAATCTAATGTAAATAACAATGATTCGGATAATTTCGAGCCAGTGCTCCTAGATTTGGAGAGGTCAATAATGCCAACTGCAACAGATTTTAAGGATTATTACGCCACTCTGGGAGTCGGCAAAGCGGCAACTCCTGAAGAAATCAAACGAGCTTACCGAAAACTTGCCCGCAAGTGCCATCCCGACCTCAATCCTGGTGATAAAGACGCAGAGACAAAGTTCAAAGAACTTAACGAAGCCAATGAGGTACTCTCCGATCCAGATAAGCGGGAGCAGTACGACCAATTTGGTCAGTACTGGGATCGCCCTGGATACGGTCAAGCATCGCCACAGAGCGGAGCTAATGTTGGAGTTGAAGATTTTGGTCAGTATAGTGACTTTGACTCATTTATCAACGATTTGTTGGGTCGATCTGGACGTAGAACTTCTACCCGTAGAACTGCTACTGGTGGGTTTGACGATCTCGGTGGATTTCGCTCTCAAGCTCCCGCACCGGATACCGAAGCCGCGATCGCGCTGACCTTTGCACAAGCGTTTCATGGCGTTCAACAGCGGCTGCAACTCGACGATGACACGATTAATGTCCGCATTCCCGCAGGTGCTAAACCAGGCAGTCGGATTCGGCTCAAGGGTAAAGGTCGAGCTAGTCCGTTTACTCAACAGCGCGGCGATTTGTATCTCACCATCGAAATACGACCCCATCCCTTCTTTCGATTTGAGGGTGATAACTTGGTTTGCGACGTGCCGATTCGCCCCGATGAAGCGGTGTTAGGAGCGGAAATTAGTGTGCCAACACCCGATGGTAGTGTAAAGATGAAAGTACCCAAGGGCATCAAATCGGGGCAATCGCTCAGATTGCGAGGCAAAGGTTGGACATTGCCCAAAGGAGGACGCGGTGACTTATTAGCCAAACTTCAGATCGTTACGCCCCAAGATCTTAGCGAAATCGAGCAAGAGTGCTACGAAAAAATCCAAGCACATAGCAGCTTTAACCCCCGCGCCCAGTTAGAGGAGATTAAATTATGACATTCAGCCTTTCGACGACTGTGGTTTCCGATGAGGGAGAGCGACTTTATACCTTTGAATCTGCTGCATCGATCGCTCAAACTTCGATTTCGGTTATCCAGATTTACGTGCAGTTGGGTGTAATCGAACCCACAGGCTCGATGTTGCATTCCCGCGAGATTGCCCGCATCGGGCAGATTCAGCGGTTACGTCAAGATTTGGGGCTGAATCTAGTTGGCGCGGCAATGGTGCTGGATTTAGCTCAGGAGGTTGCCCAATTACGCGCACAGCTTGAGATATATCGATCGGGGTCGCCGAATTCGTTTTGAATCGACAGTCCAGATTAAGTCAATCCGATCGATCGACGTAGTTAGTCAACTGCATTAGTCAAGGTAATTCTTATGCTGTCAGGAGATGCGATCGAGTTATTACGGAGCCTGAATCATACCGATAAATTGTATGCGATCCAACTGCTAATTTCAGATTTAGTTAAAGAAGAAGCTGAGTTGCTAAAATCTGGTTTCTCATCTCTATATGATGATTCTGGTGATGCTGAATTAGGTGAACTAGAGGAAATAGATGAGGAAAGGTTCTGATGCTAAATCCGATCGATCCAGGCTGCTTACTCCCTTTATAATAGGCTGCGGTGTCTCTGCTGCCGCAGGAGAGATCGAGCGTCAGAACTGAGTTAGAGAGCGATCGGGATGACTACCAAAAAACCCTAACATTTACTGGTAAGGGGTTTTGTTTTCAAGGTGCGATCGGTTCAATTTAGGAGGTATGGGATTAATCAGCGATGGCACGTCTACCAAAATGACAATCCGATCGCGGAGCCTCTCGGAACGAGAATCGCGGATAGCTAGCGGCGATTCTCGCCCCGATAGATCCGATCGTGGTGTTGTAATTCCTGAAGTTCGAGATCGGCGACTTCGGCGATCGTATGTCCAGAAATTCGCATCCAATCGATTAATTCTTCATTCAACACCTCAAACCCACCAGCAGCAACCGCCCCCATCGCCAGTTCTGAATGTCCGGGAACGCCTAGTTTCCGCACCAGACAGACATCTAAGGGCGCATTGAGTGCTGCGGCAACTTCAGCAGCTACTGGTACGCCACCGCGAGGAATTCCTAACACGAGGACATCGGGGCGGTTGGCATACTGGGTGAGTTGGCTGGCGAGTAATTTTCCCGCCTCAGAACGATTGCGGAATCGGGTCTTCGTCATCAATCTCGCCTCCCAGATGTGTTTTGATTTCGCCGCGTCGTTGTCTTGCATACTCTTTGAGTTGGCGTTCGGCACTCTCAAAGGCATCGCGAATGGCAACGTGGAGATCTTCATGTGCCTGCTGTGCTGGCGGATTGATGATTAACTCACCACCAGGGACGGTTAAGTCGATCTGGATGTGGTAAATGTTGCCTTGATGATGGTGGCGATGGGGAACTTCGATGACAACGCGACAATCGCTGAGCCGATCTGAGAATTTTTCGAGCTTGGCGATATGTTTGCGAATCTTGGCTTCGATTTCGTCTGATGGTGTGAGGTTCTGCCAGATGATTTGGGGAGTCAATCGCATAATTTCGTAACCTCTTGAGCTGCTCACCAATCAATGTAGGCTAAAAGTCTGAGGAACTTGTGAGGAAATATAATAACTGCTACCGTCAAATGCTGCGACGATCTGACAAAGTTGGCTTTTACCTCACGAGTTCCTCAAATTTTTCTGATATTTATTAATCTAGAAACTACATTGGCTAGAGATATTCGTTCGCGTAGCGTCGGCAACGCCTAATCGATTCAAACAGTAAATTTGCCAAGGGAAAATCAGATGAATAATCGAGTTGACGAACAACAGGATCGAGAATTGTCAGAATCGGCAACAGTCACCAGTGTCGATCCAGATCGATTAAATCAAGTCTCGGTAATCGATCCACCGATTTGGGAAGAGATTGCCGTTGGCGGAGCCTCTCCTTTGGAGAATCGCACTGATGACGATCTAGATACCGAACCAGATCTGGCTGAGGAGATCGGTGTAGAGTCAATTGGAGACGCAGTGACTACTCCCGATTGGAACGATGTCGAAGATCTGGCTGTTTCAGTTGGAATTGGAATTCCAGATCGCGAACTGCTGCACACCAACGAGATGTTAGAAGACCGCGATACCAATCGGTGGGAGCTAAATCCTCTATCTGCTGAAGATTTTAAGAAATAACCGCAGTAGCAGGGAGCGACGCATCATAAAAATTGAGGTCTGATGCTGGTTAAAGACTCCAACATCTTAGCTACTGGCTGCATACCTGCGATAGCGTTCTTAAAAGATGCTCTACGGTAAAAGGCTTTTTCAAGAATGCCATCACACCACATTCTTGAAGCGTTTGAGTTATTTGTTCGTTGGCTACCAAGCCACTCATGGCAATAATTCTGACATTGGGATTGAGTTTGTAGATCGTCCGAACGGTAGTCAAAATATCTAATGAGGGCATCATCAGATCGAGGAGAATTACATCGACGTCATGTTTACGTTCGGCATACGTGGCGATCGCCTCGATCCCATCGCTAGCAGTTAATATTCGATAATTATAAGTTTCTAATGTGGTACTAGTAATCGATCGAATCGATGTTTCATCATCCACAATCAGGATTAGTTCGTTACTGCCGCTTTCTAACTTTGTAATCGGTTGCGGTTGAATTTCATAGGTATCAGTTGCTGGTAAATATATTTTAAAACACGTTCCTTTACCGACCTCGCTATCAACCTTAATAAATCCATCATGATTTTTGATGATTTTCATTGTCGTAGATAATCCCAGCCCAGTACCTTTACCAATATCTTTGGTAGTAAAAAACGGATCGAAAATCCGATCGATTAGCTCTGGTGGGATGCCCATGCCAGTATCGGTAACAGAGATTGCGATATAGTCGCCAGGTCGTGCATCCAAATGAATTTTGGCAGAGTTTTCATCAATCTTTAGATTCTCAGTGCTGACTGTGAGGATGCCGCCATTGGGCATGGCATCGCGAGCATTGACACACAGGTTCATCAATACTTGATGGATGAGAGTACTATCTGCTTCGATCTTTGCTAAACTATCGGCGTAATTGAAGATAGTTTCAATATTTTTAGGAAAAGTTTGTCGAACGATCCGTTGAATTTCGGCGATAACATCGCGAACTTGAATAGCGGTGTTTTTTCCTTCTGCTCCTCGTGAAAATGAGATAATTTGTGTAACTAAATCTACACCTCGACGAGTACTCTCACTGAGAATTTTGGTTCTCCAGTACCTAATGTGCTAATTAAATGAGAATCGAGGCAGTACAAGAGAAAGAAAATAAAATAAATATGTCAAAACTGCTGACGAGGAGAGGAAAAGCAAGATAATGAAGAGAGGAAGAAATAGTAAGAAGAGCGGCGGGCAGGGCAAGTGGCAACAAAAAAGGAACTCAAGCTACTAACGGAGCTATTAGGAATAGAAGGAATGCGAGTAGAGTCGCAGCGACAATATGAAGGAATAGGCATCATCTTACAGGTAGAAGCAATAAAGAAAGAAAGCAAATGCCATAGATGCGGAACGAAGAGTAGTAGCTTACATCAGAATAATAGATACATAGTAAAAGATTTGCCGTGGGGAGAGCAGCAAGTTCACCTAGAAATAAACAGAAGACAATTTAAATGTAAAAAATGTCAAAAACCATTTAGCGAACAACTAGAATTTGTTAAAGGCAGAAGAACATATACTTCAAGACTAGCTAAAAAAATCCTAGCAGAAGCACTAGAAGGAGATATTCAGAGCGTAGCTAGAACAGGAGTAATGACGACAGCAGAAATAGAGAGAATAATTGAAGACGCAGCAGCAGAGCTAAACGGAGAAAAGCCAACGGATTTAAGAAAACTGGGAATAGATGAAATAGCAATGGTAAAAGGACAAGGAAAATATTGTGCAGTATTAGTAGATATAGAGCGAGGAAAATTATTAGCAATAATCGAAAGCAGAAAGAGTGAAGAAATAGAGAAAATCCTGAAAGGATGGGGGACAGAGGTACTGGAAAGGATCGAAGAAGTCAGCATAGACTTATGGAAAGGGTATAAAAGCTTAGCGATAGAAGTGATGCCTAATGCTCAAGTAGTAGCAGACAGATTTCATGTAACAGCGCAAATAAATAGTGAGTTAGATAAGCTGAGAAAACAAGAAAAAAGAGCGATAGAGGCTAAACTTAAATCCGCAAAGACATTAGAGCAAAAGAATGAATACACTCGGCAATTGGCAGTAATAAAATCGAGTAAATATGCGCTGCTAAAAAATGAAAAAGAGTTAAGAGAGGAGAAAGAACAAGAGAAGCTCAAGCAGGTTAGAGAAGAATTTGCCAACATTAGGGCAGCACATCTACTCAAAGAAAAATGGAGAGAGATAATGGAAAAAACAACATCGTGGATGAGAGGACTATTGAAAATTAGACATTGGCTGGTAAGAGCCAAGCAGCATTTGCCAAATAGTTGTGGCACAATCTCGCGATGGTTAACAGAGATAGTTGCTTACTTTGATGAGCGAACTACTAGTGGTGTAGTTGAGGGAATTAATAATAAGATTAAGCTCATCAAGCGTACTGCTTATGGCTTCACTAATTTCAACAACTTCCGAAACAGATGCTTGCTAACTTGGAGATTCAATTATTGATTTAGCACATTAGGTACTGGAGAACCAGAATTTTTAATAAACTTTGAGTGCGCCCGTCGAGGTTGGGAAACTGGAGCGGGAGAACTTCGGCAATACCCAAAATTGGTGTGAAAATATTATTGAGATCGTGAGCGATTCCACTAGCAAGAGTGCCTAAACTTTCTAACCTTTGGGCGGATAAAAATTGTGATTCTAATTGTTTTTTCTCTGTGATATCAGTATCTACAGTTAGAATCGATTTAGCATTGCCAGCGGTATCTCGTACCAAGGCGCGACGGCTGATGATACTTAGAGGTTGCCCTGTGGCGGTAACTTTCGTCAATTCCCCTTCCCACTTACCTGTGGTTAAAACGATCTCCATTATCTCTGGAAGTCGAGCTAAAGAGTCGGGACTGTCAAACTGCCGCGCATCCCGACGGATCGCGTCATCTGCTGGCCAGCCATATAATCGTTCGGCTCCTTTATTCCAAAATAAAATTTGGTAGTTGAGATCGTAGACACACATTGCATCGGGCGCAATGTCGAGCAAACTTGCTTGCTCGTGCATAATTTGCTCCGATAGTTTGCGCTTAGTAATATCGTGAACGATCGTCAAAACCTGACTGACGCTGCCATCGGGATGGTAGGCAAAATTCTTAGATCGTAAATAATGCCACCGCCATTCTCCGTTGAAATGGCGCATTCGGTATTCAAATTCTTTAATTTCACCATATTCAAGACCGACGATTGCATTTACAGGGTTTGGTTCGTCGGGATGATGGAGGATGTCTACAACCCGATCGCCCATCCGCTCGATTTCTGCGGTTGGATAGCCGAGTAATTCGCCAAGCGAATAATTGGTATAGACGATCCGTCGTTCGTCTAAACTATAAATACTGATTCGGTCGGGTATAGTATCAAGAATCCGATCGGTAAAATCCTGACTGTTTTGTCGCATCAAAGTGATTTCTTCATGTCCGGCTTCGCCGCGCTGGCGTTCGCTCGGATCGACGACCACCGCTCGACTGATTAGATAGTTCCCTTCATCGTCGCGGACGATTGTCGCGCTCAAACTGACAGGGCAGATACTACCATCTTTGCGTACCATCTCAAGTTCTAGATCTTTAATAAAACCCCGTTCCTGAAATTTCACACAGTTGTCGCGAAGCTTTCGTTTACTTTCTGGTGTAAGTAAATCGGGAAAGCAAATCTTCCCCACAACTTCATCGTACTCGTAACCCAACATGTTTAGTTCGGATTGGTTGATGTATGAATAGATACTATGGAGATCGAGTGCGTGATGTCCACAGGGAGCGAGATCGCAAATTTTTTGAAATTCCTCATTTTGAAATTGAAGAGCTAGAGTTAATACATCTAAATTATTACAACAGGGTGAACGCACTTAAATCTTATATTATTAAAAACACTTAGAAACTAGATGTAAATTTGATTCATCAAAGATGTGAAATCTATACCCGTCGATAGCTTTAGCTAATTAATTGTGTTAAGTTGATTTGGAACTAATATCATGTAAAATGAAGCTGAAGCCTAAGCATAGTATCGCAGAACACTTTGACGACATAGAAGACATTAGGATTGAACGTGGAAAAAAACATAAACTAATCGACATCATCACGATCTCCATTTGTGCTGTAGTATGTGGGGCGGACGGATGGATAGATATAGAAATGTATGGTATAGCCAGAAAAAAATGGTTAGAAAAGTTCCTAGAACTACCGAATGGAATCCCATCTCATGATACATTTGCTAGAGTATTTTCACAAATTAATCCTGATGAATTTAATAAATCATTCCTGAGTTGGATTAAAGGAATAAGTAAAATAACCGCAGGAGAAATAATTGCCTTTGATGGAAAACAATCTCGAAACTCAGGAGATGAAAAGAATGGTCAAGGTGTAATTAATACAGTCAGTGCCTGGGCTGCAAGTAATAGATTAGTATTAGGTCAAAAGAAAGTAGAAGGAAAATCTAATGAAATCACAGCACTTCCCGAACTGATTCAAATCTTGGATTTAGCAGGATGTATCGTTACCATCGACGCAATGGGATGTCAAAGAGAAATAGTCAAAAAAATCGTCGAAAAAGATGCAGATTATGTAATTGCTGTAAAAAAGAATCAACCGACCTTGTACAAACAAGTAAAGCAGCTATTTAAACAAGCAATTGAAACTCAGGGAAAAGACCTCAACCTGAGTAGCTTCAACAGTAGAGAGATGAATAGAGGTAGAGAAGAAATTCGTAATTATTTAATGATAACAGATGTTGCGGAGCAAATAGATCCACTGCAAAAATGGAAAAAGTTAACTAGTATTGGCATGGTAGAATCAGTTCGAGTTGTCGGCGGAAAGACGAGTGTAGAAACTCGTTATTTTATCAGTAGTCTAGAGAGCGATGCTCAAAAATTAGCAGAGGGAATTAGAAGTCATTGGTCGATAGAAAATTCTCTTCACTGGGTGCTTGATGTTGCTTTTAAAGAAGATGATAGTCGAATTAGGAAAGATAATGCTCCAGCTAATTTTGCGATTTTACGACATATAGCAGTTAACATAATTAGTGAAAATAAAAGTCGAAAGTTAAGTGTTAGAAGTAAGAGATTCTTGGCGACACTTGACGAAGAATATTCAACTGAACTTTTAGAAGCTATTTTGTAATTTATTTGCACTAATTAATCTCGGCTTGACTAATGAGTTGGTCGAGCTTTCTGCTACACTAAATTAAATTAATCGGATCTCATGTTTGATTTTAGTTTCAATTGGCATTGTAATAAGTGCAATTAGTTAGTAAGTACGATTGAGTTAGCTATTCTAGTTTTGATCGATCGAATTACACCCGATTTTGATGCGTTCACCCTGATTATTACAATTGTCAGGTGTCAATTTGCTTTGCATCTTTCCCTCCCATTCATCTTTTATAACTTATATTGACTTCCATTATCGGGGAAGCGCAGACTTGACACAATAAAATACGATAATAATTTCTGTTGAAAATAAGATTGTAAAAGATGCTGCCAGCGCAGAGTATAGGTTCGATCGAACTAAACCAGCCTTCATGTTACTTATTAATTCTAGCAAGAAATATTTAGCAGATGTTTAGAAAAAATAGCTCGATCGATTAATGGTCTGTAAAGATACATGTAGGGTACGGAGGCATAATGAAAATCCAGCTTTTTAGAGTTTTACTCGATCGAGTAAAACTCTCTCGGTCGAGTATTAAATCGCTAAACTTAAATATTAATTTACACTCACCAAACATCTTCTACGCGCGATCGCTACTTCGTCGTCTACGCAGCCACATTTTACGGAGTTCTTCCGCACCCAACAGCAGCGGTGGGCAGAGTAGCACCAGCAACCAATGTCCTGGTGCCAACGAAGCTGTCGCAAAGACGTAGCGAAATGGGGGAAAGTCGATAAAGGCGAATAAGGCGACACATTCAAAGCAGATCCCAAACCATAACAGGCTATTATTCGATCGAGACTGGCGAAATGCCGATCGCAAATCAGAGCGACAGGCGAATAAATTACCCACCTGACAAGCAACAATAACGGCTAAAGTCATCGTGGTAGATTGTCGATAGATAGCTGTTACCGCTGGCTCGGCAGTGTGCGCGAGAATGGCGGGTGTGACTTGCTGGAGATCGGCTAAGGAGTAGCCATATCCGCTCCAAACTAGGAAGAATCCTGTCATTGATAATACTGCTTCGATCGCGCCGAGAAATCCGTAAGCGCGGAGTAATAAGGCACCGTTGAGCAAAGACTCCTTGCGGGGGCGGGGTGGGCGTTCCATGATACCTGGTTCGGGTGACTCCGCTCCCAGTGCGAGGGCGGGCACCATATCCGTACCCAAATCCACGGCGAGAATCTGTAAAATCGTTAGAGCGGGTGGGATTTTGAGAGCAACCATTCCCAGAAATGGGACGATTTCGGGGACGTTGGAGGCGAGGATATAGGTCATGAATTTACGGATATTTTGGTAGATCGATCGACCTTGCTCGATCGCGACTACAATCGTGGCAAAATTATCATCAGTTAGGACGATATCGGCGGCTTCCCGCGCCACATCTGTGCCGTTTAACCCCATTGCAATCCCAATATTTGCGGCACGCAGGGCGGGGGCATCATTCACACCGTCGCCTGTAACTGCGACTACTTCGCCGATGTCTTTATATGCTTGCACGAGGCGGAGTTTATGTTCTGGCGACATCCGCGCAAATACCAAGCCCCCACGATATTTCAAAGTTTGTCGCAGTTGGGCGGCGGATAATTGCCCCATGTTTTCTCCGGTAACGACGCGGACTTTTTCGCCCACTACCAAGCCGATATTCCTCGCAATTGCTTCGGCTGTCAAGCCATAATCGCCAGTCACCATCGTCACTTTAATCCCCGCAGTATGACAGCGTTCGATCGCACGTTTGACTTCGGGGCGCGGCGGATCGAACATCGCTACTAAACCGACGAAA harbors:
- a CDS encoding pyridoxamine 5'-phosphate oxidase family protein, yielding MLNIDEMSAKEIRELLHKVGYGHLSFIYEGKPSVIPMHYYLEGADIYLFTTEGMKTYGMDVNPEICLQVEEVTGSLHWRSVVVKGRAERITDRSEIVGVASRNENRIMQLIKAQNPSLTPAINRNWIDTWGRADVSRIYRISHYQTSGRMTNGVSSNKEINPPHLM
- a CDS encoding universal stress protein; this translates as MFKKILVAIDGSDSSHDVFKAALDIAKADKANLVLLHVLSFEEQNNLTLPMPIGMDYMPVANSETLQIYQERWQTYEQQNLDLLKSLADRATAAGVATEFHQVAGGPGRKICEFAQSADIDLIVMGHRGISGLNELLVGSVSNYVLHRAPCSVLMDKTRSI
- a CDS encoding DnaJ C-terminal domain-containing protein — encoded protein: MPTATDFKDYYATLGVGKAATPEEIKRAYRKLARKCHPDLNPGDKDAETKFKELNEANEVLSDPDKREQYDQFGQYWDRPGYGQASPQSGANVGVEDFGQYSDFDSFINDLLGRSGRRTSTRRTATGGFDDLGGFRSQAPAPDTEAAIALTFAQAFHGVQQRLQLDDDTINVRIPAGAKPGSRIRLKGKGRASPFTQQRGDLYLTIEIRPHPFFRFEGDNLVCDVPIRPDEAVLGAEISVPTPDGSVKMKVPKGIKSGQSLRLRGKGWTLPKGGRGDLLAKLQIVTPQDLSEIEQECYEKIQAHSSFNPRAQLEEIKL
- a CDS encoding chaperone modulator CbpM yields the protein MTFSLSTTVVSDEGERLYTFESAASIAQTSISVIQIYVQLGVIEPTGSMLHSREIARIGQIQRLRQDLGLNLVGAAMVLDLAQEVAQLRAQLEIYRSGSPNSF
- a CDS encoding phosphoribosyltransferase family protein, with amino-acid sequence MTKTRFRNRSEAGKLLASQLTQYANRPDVLVLGIPRGGVPVAAEVAAALNAPLDVCLVRKLGVPGHSELAMGAVAAGGFEVLNEELIDWMRISGHTIAEVADLELQELQHHDRIYRGENRR
- a CDS encoding HPF/RaiA family ribosome-associated protein, which gives rise to MRLTPQIIWQNLTPSDEIEAKIRKHIAKLEKFSDRLSDCRVVIEVPHRHHHQGNIYHIQIDLTVPGGELIINPPAQQAHEDLHVAIRDAFESAERQLKEYARQRRGEIKTHLGGEIDDEDPIPQSF
- a CDS encoding DUF6335 family protein, with the translated sequence MNNRVDEQQDRELSESATVTSVDPDRLNQVSVIDPPIWEEIAVGGASPLENRTDDDLDTEPDLAEEIGVESIGDAVTTPDWNDVEDLAVSVGIGIPDRELLHTNEMLEDRDTNRWELNPLSAEDFKK
- a CDS encoding hybrid sensor histidine kinase/response regulator → MRYWRTKILSESTRRGVDLVTQIISFSRGAEGKNTAIQVRDVIAEIQRIVRQTFPKNIETIFNYADSLAKIEADSTLIHQVLMNLCVNARDAMPNGGILTVSTENLKIDENSAKIHLDARPGDYIAISVTDTGMGIPPELIDRIFDPFFTTKDIGKGTGLGLSTTMKIIKNHDGFIKVDSEVGKGTCFKIYLPATDTYEIQPQPITKLESGSNELILIVDDETSIRSITSTTLETYNYRILTASDGIEAIATYAERKHDVDVILLDLMMPSLDILTTVRTIYKLNPNVRIIAMSGLVANEQITQTLQECGVMAFLKKPFTVEHLLRTLSQVCSQ
- a CDS encoding ISL3 family transposase encodes the protein MRVESQRQYEGIGIILQVEAIKKESKCHRCGTKSSSLHQNNRYIVKDLPWGEQQVHLEINRRQFKCKKCQKPFSEQLEFVKGRRTYTSRLAKKILAEALEGDIQSVARTGVMTTAEIERIIEDAAAELNGEKPTDLRKLGIDEIAMVKGQGKYCAVLVDIERGKLLAIIESRKSEEIEKILKGWGTEVLERIEEVSIDLWKGYKSLAIEVMPNAQVVADRFHVTAQINSELDKLRKQEKRAIEAKLKSAKTLEQKNEYTRQLAVIKSSKYALLKNEKELREEKEQEKLKQVREEFANIRAAHLLKEKWREIMEKTTSWMRGLLKIRHWLVRAKQHLPNSCGTISRWLTEIVAYFDERTTSGVVEGINNKIKLIKRTAYGFTNFNNFRNRCLLTWRFNY
- a CDS encoding PAS domain-containing protein, with translation MRSPCCNNLDVLTLALQFQNEEFQKICDLAPCGHHALDLHSIYSYINQSELNMLGYEYDEVVGKICFPDLLTPESKRKLRDNCVKFQERGFIKDLELEMVRKDGSICPVSLSATIVRDDEGNYLISRAVVVDPSERQRGEAGHEEITLMRQNSQDFTDRILDTIPDRISIYSLDERRIVYTNYSLGELLGYPTAEIERMGDRVVDILHHPDEPNPVNAIVGLEYGEIKEFEYRMRHFNGEWRWHYLRSKNFAYHPDGSVSQVLTIVHDITKRKLSEQIMHEQASLLDIAPDAMCVYDLNYQILFWNKGAERLYGWPADDAIRRDARQFDSPDSLARLPEIMEIVLTTGKWEGELTKVTATGQPLSIISRRALVRDTAGNAKSILTVDTDITEKKQLESQFLSAQRLESLGTLASGIAHDLNNIFTPILGIAEVLPLQFPNLDGRTQSLLKILVLQYLMC
- a CDS encoding ISAs1 family transposase; the encoded protein is MKLKPKHSIAEHFDDIEDIRIERGKKHKLIDIITISICAVVCGADGWIDIEMYGIARKKWLEKFLELPNGIPSHDTFARVFSQINPDEFNKSFLSWIKGISKITAGEIIAFDGKQSRNSGDEKNGQGVINTVSAWAASNRLVLGQKKVEGKSNEITALPELIQILDLAGCIVTIDAMGCQREIVKKIVEKDADYVIAVKKNQPTLYKQVKQLFKQAIETQGKDLNLSSFNSREMNRGREEIRNYLMITDVAEQIDPLQKWKKLTSIGMVESVRVVGGKTSVETRYFISSLESDAQKLAEGIRSHWSIENSLHWVLDVAFKEDDSRIRKDNAPANFAILRHIAVNIISENKSRKLSVRSKRFLATLDEEYSTELLEAIL